Genomic segment of Candidatus Marsarchaeota archaeon:
TCGCCTCTTCTGCTGCGTGCCAGAGCTCGAGGTTATGCCTTGCTATGCCTTCGGCTATGTGGAAGTCGTCGATGCATAAAGGGTCTATGCGCAGCTCGCCCGTGGCATTATCATATGCGCTGGCATTTATGACGAACGGGCCGCGCCTGTAGGCCATGTCATGCACTATGCGCAGCTTCGGCATCCTCGCCTCGATGCCTGATGCGCGCCCAAAGTGCGATAGGGCGTCTGCAGCTATAGCATGCGCGCGCTCGTTAGCGTTGTCATAGATGGCGCGCTCTGCCGTGCCCTCATAGCCGGCGTTGGGCACGTACGCAGCCCTCCTGTGGAAAAGGCGCAGCATGCTTCCGCTCTCAATGCTTCATATTGCTATTTATAGCTTGCTGGGTGCCAAGCTTGAATGCATCCATGGGAATGCTACCAGGAATAAGGCTGTGTATAACGTTTCTACCTATAGATCTGAGGCATCCATGATCTCAAGCATATCAGAATGAACGTTCTTCTTGTCCTGGACGAACAGTATTCTGCGTTTGGCATTTATCCTGCCAAGGCTTTCCTCCGCTCTCCTTACATCTTCCCCGCTGACTTTACCGCCCCATTTGACCTCCAAAACCACTTGCACGGAGTTGAACCTTACCAGCACGCCATCAACATCATAATCCTTCGCTTCAAATACATATTCCTGAAGGCCAAGTTTGTCCGCAATATGTTCACGAATATTGTCTTCGACGATGTGTGGAAGAAGTTCTGTGATGATCCGGTTGGCCTCAATGCTTTTTATTCGTCTTTGCGAAATCCCATATTTCTCATCTGCATAGAAGAACAGCTTCATTAGCGGGGAAGGTATCTTGTACGCAAATTTGTTTTTCTCATATACTTTAATGCGCCTTAGCAGCCCTATTTTTACCATCGTACTGAGATAGGACTGGACAAAGCTGGGATCGTCTTTCGCCACAAGTTTTTTGGAAAACAGGCTGCTTGATATCTCGCCAGATGTGGTTTTACCGTCTGCCACGGCTCTGATGATACCCTCGAACACTGCTGTTGTTCCTTTATCCTCCTCGATTAGTATCTCTCCGAACAGGGCCGGCACGGCCTCTGCCGAGCCTAGTAAAACGTCACCCATGATTTCCCCGGCGTTCTTATTCTTATCGTAAAACGCCACAGCTAGCGGTTCCCTAAGCATTATGGCTGTTTCCACAAGCTCTTTATTATCAAGCTTCTCCTTTGAGAGCGCCTCAAGGCTTTCTCCAAGAGAAATTATCGGTATCTGCACTTCGTTGAAAAGGCCCATTATTGGGGATCTTATTGATAGCAGTTGCTTCGCAAGAAAAAGCGTCGAAGTTACCAGTATCAGCTTGCCGCCCGCGCCTATAGACTGCAGCACGTCCAAGAACGAACCGCCAAGCCTATGGAATTCGTCGATTACTATCGTTTGCCCATTCTTTGCTCCGAATCTTAGCCTGTCAACGAGCACCTCGTATGGCACCTGCACTCCGTCCTCATCAGATATTATAGTCCTGTCCCTGTTTACGAAATAGTATGAGTCGTATTTCACGAAGTTTTGCACGAGAAACGTTTTTCCAGTCTTCCGCCTACCATAAACCAGCACCCACTTTTTGGTTTCTAGGCGCCTAACCTCTTCCGGCCTTTGTATAATCATAATTTGTATATTTTAAAATATACATATAAAAAGCTTTCTGTATGGACCTGCCTGGGATAGAGATATAGTTCATTGCGGTTGTTAGGTCTGTGCGCTTCCAAATTGCGCCAAGCTCAGTCAGGCAGCTTCTCTATTATCTCGCTCATCTCGGCGTAGTGCTTCTTTATTATCGGCCCTGCCTTTGGCCCGAGCATCTTCTCGGTGTTGAGCCTGCACAGTTCCATCGCTTTCCGAAGCCCATCCTTGCTAGGGTTGTTCACATCGACGTCGCACTTCCTGAAGGCGTCGCCAACGAATATCCTGACGCGCGCCTTGAGCTCGCGCTCCGGCACATTCTGCCCGAGCGCCTCGTTTATCTCTTTGTTTGCAGTCTCGAAGCAGTTTATGAGGCGCTCAACTGCATATTTATTGCCTTTCTCATCCATCACGTATCGCCTGCCTTGTGCTACCAAATGCCTTGAGAAAAAAGATATTTAAAGCAGGCGCGCGCAGGATTTGACTTCTGCGCCTCTTCCGCGCAGGTTTTTAAATGCAGGCTGCGCAATAGCCACGATTCCAATGATAAGCGCTATAATAGCAGTGCTCAACGAGCAGGAATTGCTCGTCATACCTAATACCGATGTGCCGGCGGAACAGCTCGTGGGCCGCAAGGCGCGCTACGTGGACAAGGAGGAAAAGGTCTGGCCAGGCAAGGTCGACCACGTTGCGGATTCGATGCTCTGCGTCAAGCTCGACAAATGGCCGAGCGGCCTAGGCCAGGGACAGATAATCGAGATATACGAAGAAGGTGACGAATAGGCTGCAGGCCCTGGGGCACCGGATCATTCGTATATGCCGCCGTTGCCGCCATCACGCTGGGCCGCATTCTCTTTGCGTATTAGCAGTTCGTCCTGCATGCTGATGTTTTTCTCGTCAGCTCCGCCGATTCCTGTAGCGTGCATGTCGCCGCTTTCGATCTTGTACGGGCCGAGGGCCCGCTGAGTAAGGTTGTGCGGATGGGTGCGGAGTAAAATATTTACCGACGCAGCATCCAAAGAAAACTGGATTCTGTAGGTTTCCTCTATCAAATGCCCCGGCAGGCTGTCAACTATGGAAAGGTTGTACACATCACTGTGTGAAGGGTCCCTTGACAGGGTCTCTATGACAATGCGGTCGGGCATGTTGAGCACCACCGAAACGCCATCAATGACGTACGCCTCGTCGACTGACCAATCTATTATCTTGTAGGTAGGCTTGCTGCCGCTCGCCGGATTTATATGGAGCGGGTTTGGCGGATGAGCGAGCAGGCGCGCAGATTCGGGCCACAGCCGGACCGCATCGCTGCACGAATGGCCGGGAATAAGCAGATCTGGCATGAGCCCGTCTTCCGTGCCCAGTTTCATGATATCGCTGGCAAGGAGCACGGCCTCTCGCGCGCGCTTCTCTGGCTCAGGCACGACATAGACTACCCTGCGACTCCACGTTCTGAACGGCATGTAATCGCTCAGTGCTGGCCGCACCTGCCGGAGATGGGCGCTTCAAGGTATTTATTGGTTCCGTGCAAAAGAATGCTGTGGAGTGCCAGATGCGCATGTATGTGCATCGGCATCCCAATATGGCAACCTATCCCTTTGGCAGGAGAGGGCGCCAAGCATCGTGCTAATAGCGATACTATGACAAACAAGCTGTACCTGATCGGGATAGACTCCGCGCCGCTCTGGATGGTACGGAACAATATAAGGGAGCGCAGGCTCAGGGGCTTCGAGAGCCTCTTAGGCAATGGCGTGCTCATGGACCTGGAGTCGACCATGCCGCCCATGACCGGCCCGTCATGGCCGAGCATATACACAGGCTTCAAGCCGGGCGAGCACGGCGTGCCCGAATTCCAGCGAATGGAGCGCAACTACAGCAAGAGCGTGGTCTTCTACGATCCGTCGATAAGGCCGCCGTTCTGGGACATGATGGCAGAGCACGGCCTGCGCAGCCTCGTGGTCACGCCGGCCATGCTGGTCAAGCCTTCGGCCGAGAAGAATGTCGACATGATAACCGGATTTCCGTTGCCGGCGAAGTTCAGCTCCCCATGGGTGAGGGGCATCGCCATGCGGCACTCCTACAAAGGCGAGCCCGACGAGATAGAGATGAAGATGAAGCGCGGCGAGTATACGCTCGCCCAGGGCGCACACGATTACCTTAAGGGCATAGAGAAGAGGGTAGCGGTCAGCAAGGAGCTCATGGCCAAGAAAGATTACGATATGTCGTTTATCTGCTTCACGGAACAGGACAGGATGCAGCATTTCGCCCTCGGCAGGCCCGAATGGAAGGAATACGTGATGCCGCTATACGAAGCAATATCGGATTTCATGCTGTGGGTGGAGGCGCGAGCAGAGCGGGAGCGCGCTACTGTCATGGTGGTGTCGGATCACGGCGGCCAGCCCATAAGAGAGAAGCTGCTCATGAACGGCTGGCTCATAGGCAAAGGCTACGCGCACCTCCAGGGCGCCATTGAGAAAGAGCTCGAGAGCGCGAGCGCGGCCGGCAGCCTAAGGTACAACATACGCGAGAGAGTGCTCAAGAGCGTGCAGCGCGGCGGCTCCAGGAAGGTGCTGTACGACAGGCTGCCACCTGCGCTGAAGGGCGTGGCAAAGTCGACGATATCAAGGCTTCTGCCTGGGGTAGGGCAGGGGGACTACGTACGCATACACGACTTCGACCTGGACATGGGCAGGACCAGGGCGTTCGCGAGCATAGCGAACTGCCCAGTAGCTACCATCTACATAAACGACGGCAGGTTCGACCACGGCATAGTGAGTGCCAAGGAGAAGCCCGCGCTGAAAAGGAGGATAATGCGGGAGCTCCTCGGAATCAAGGGCAAGGACGGCAAGCCGATCATAATAAAAACGTACGACGCTGACAGGTACTACGAGGGCACAAAGCTCTTCATAGCCCCTGACATATTCGCAGAGGCGAGGGAAGGCTACCTGCTGGACTCGTTCGGCTACCTGAAGAGCGGAGGGCTATTCATGGCGCCAGAGGCCGCCAAGAGCGGCGACCACCTCAGGAACGGCATATTCGGGGTCCTGAGCTACGGCGAGAGGCTGGATTACCGCGCCATAGCCAAGAGGAAGCTCTACGTGTACAACATCGAGCCCACAATAATGAAATACTTCGGCCTGGAGCCGCGAAACGACAAAAGGTACGGGCCGATATTCTAGCCATGGCGATCCTATGAAAGTGCTGCTGGTTGATGTCAGTTCCAGGCTCGGCGGCGTGGGCGGCGCGCAGCGCGTAGCCGCGAATCTCTTCCGCGAGCTGCCCAAGCGCGGCATCGAGACCTTCTACATGGGCTACCGGACAGAGTACCTGAAGAATGCCAGGAACGCCCTTTTCCTGAGGGAGTCGAGGCAGAAGGGCCTGAAGTCCGGCATAGAGGGGCATGGCCTGAACCGACTCGTGGACAGCAGGCTCATGCGCGTAGCCTACTACAGCTCCTACTCTGCTATAGGCATAAACACCGCGGAGATGAGGGAATACGTGGAAAGGGTCAGGCCCGACATAGTGCTCGCGAGCTCGATACAGGACTACATAGTGCTCAAGGCGCTGAGGCGCCATCTTGGCTCAGCCAAGCTTCTTTACATAGAGCACGCCAACGCCTCTGGCGCATACAAGGGCTCGCTCGACTACAACATAATACAGCTGACGTTCGGCACCGGTGTGTTCACGCCAATAAGGCGGGCGCAGAGGCGCTTCTTCCGCTTCTTCGACGGCGTGATAGCGCTGAATGCCCAGCAGTACAGGTCCGTCAGGGCGTTCAACCGGAACGTCACTGTTATACACAGCAGCTCGCTGATGGATAGCACAACGGTAAACGCGCGAAGGCTTGAGGCCCTGAGGAGCAAGCTGGGCATAAGGAAAAGCGACAATGTCGTCCTGTACCTCGGGAGGCTGGTAGAGGCGCAGAAGAACGTCGGCACGCTGATAAGGGCGTTCACCGGCATGAAGGGCGATAAGCTTCGCCTCCTGATAGTCGGCGACGGCAGGTCGCGCCCCGAATACGAGGCCATGGCCGCGCATGACAGCAGGATAAGGCTGACCGGCAGGGTGCCCGAGCGCACGCTCGCATACTACTACAGCCTTGCAGACCTCTATGTCCTGCCGTCGGTGTGGGAATCGTTCAATGCGACGTTCATCGAAGCCGCAACAATGGGCCTGCCGTTGCTGCTCTCGAGGAAGGCGATAAACGAGGACATAGAGCGCCTTTTCGGGAAGCGCCTCTATACATTCGAGCCGTCTGATGTGGCGGACCTGAAGGCGAAGATCGAGAGGTTCTTCAGTAATTGGGAGCTGCGGCGCAGGCTCATCGCGCTTTCAGGCAGGATAGCCGACGAGTACAGCAGGGAGAAGCAGATGGACGCGTACGCAGCTGCGCTGAAGAAGTTCAACAGCACAGGCTCATTCTGAGATGCCTATGCCGACGAACCTGTCGTCGTTGTACAGCACGAACCTGCCGAGCTCGCGTGTAACGCCATAGCTCTCTACAGGCACTTTTCTTGCAAGAGTGACGTCAGCCTCAACAGCCTCCAGCAGCTTAGGCTTCGTAGAGGCAACAATTTCGCCGGTCGTCGTGTCTATTGTGCGCAGCACCCTTATCGTTTTGCATGGTATGTCTACACCGTTGAACTTCACCCTCATCGACTTTCCGAAAGCGCCGGTCACGAACACTTTGAGCCTTATCCTGTCGGTGACCTTAGGTATGTCAGCCGTGGCCGATATCAGCGCACCGCGCATTTCCCTTGGCAGCGCGCCTTCCAGCGAAAGCGCGACATTCTCTCCTGCGGTCCCGACCCTTGCCTTTGCGCCCCTGACCACTATGCTGCCTATCGTGGCTGGGATGCCCTCTGGCAGCACCACAACCTTCTCGCCGAGCTTTACGCTACCGCTTACTATCTTCCCGGCCACCATGCCGTTTGGCAGCGTGCCTTGGACAACTATCCTCAGTTCATTGCCTCCTTCGGCTGTGGGCTGCCTTGAGTTGTCGTACAGCAGGTCTATCAGCGGCTTGCCCTTGTACCACTTCATCATCATGCTTTTCTTTGTCAGGTTTTCTCCGGCATAGGCTGATATAGGTATGTACGCGACGTTGCGCGCCTCAAAACCTATCGATAGTATGAATTCGTTGAGGCTTTTGGCAATGGCATTGAACCTGTCTGAGTTGTAGCCTATTGTATCCATCTTGTTTACAGCGACTATCAGCCTGTTTATGCCCAGCATGCGGGCTATGAACAGGTGGCGCTTCGTCTGGTCGCGTATGCCCTCGTCAGGTTTCGCCGAAACGAGCAGCACGCCGCCCTCGCCGTAGCTCGCTCCGCTTATCATGTTCTTTATGAGCTCCTCGTGTCCCGGCACGTCTATGAGCGCGAACGCCAGATCCTTGTGCTTTATCTCGGCCCTCGTGGTGTCATATGTCATCTCGTTGAGCCTTTCCTCGGCGAAGCTGTCTAGGATGAATGCTGGCTCGAAGGCCCTGCCGAGTCTTTTGCTGTAAGTTTCCGCTTCCTTAATGCGCACCTTTGTCGCAGCTCCGGTCTGTATCAGCAACTGGCCTATCAAAGTGGACTTGCCATGGTCTTTGTGGCCCAGCAAAGCAATGTTCTTGACTATCATAGCAGCGCCTACATGTATCCGAGAGCCCTGAGCCTCTGCATTGCGGCCTCATGCTCTTTGTCCATGCTCCTGCCCGAACGCTCCTCCTGCTTTGTTATCTCGAGTTCCTTTATTATGTCGTCTACGTTTTTGGCATTTGACTTCAGGGCTATAGTACAGTGCGTGCAGCCAAGGCTCCTGTACCTAAAACCGTTCCTCGAAAAATAAAGAGGATTGACCGGTATACGCTCCTGCTTTATGTACCGCCACACATCGATCTCGTTCCAGTCAAGGAGAGGATGCACCCTCATGTGCTCCTTGTCGCTAAGCTTGCTTGCGTAGTCATCCCACAGCTCCGCCGGCTGGTTTTTGTAATCCCAATGGAAACTCTTGTCCCTTGGGCTCATGTATCTCTCTTTTGCTCTCACACCATGCTCATCGCGCCTTATCGAAACGATGAGGGCATCAAATCCATACTCTGCCATTATCTTCTTCAGCGCCTCGGGCTTGTTCTTGCCGCAGCACGCCGAGCCTATCAGATCAGGCTTGATCTCGCTGTGCCCGACTATGACCTTGAAGTTCCATTTCTTCGCGAGCCACTCCCTGAAGGCGTACGTCTCGGGGAAGTCTATTCCATTGTCGATATGAATTACTGGAAACGGTATCTTGCCCATGAACGCCTTCCTAGTCAGAGCGAGCATTGTTGTGCTGTCCTTGCCCATGCTCCACAGTGCTGCTACGTTCTTGAACTTGAGGTTCGCCTCTCGTATTATGTATATGCTCTTCTCCTCCAGCGTCTTGAGGTCCTGCTCTATCATTTTATCCACTCGTCAGGCTTGTTCACGGCCAGCAGCCCCTTAATATAATACGTTGCGCCTGTCACTTTTCCATTCCTCTTCTCGAAGATCGGGACTCGGAGCACAGGCCTCTGCTTTGAGTCGTAGAGCTGAGCATACGACTTGGTGAGGTCCTGCGCCCTCTGCAGCTTGCCTTTCTGGTATACGACCTTGTAGTATTTCAGGCCGCTCATCGGCAGTGTCTTCGCAAACTTCTTCCAGTTCTCCTCGCTTGGCTTCTCCCAAAGGGCGTCTACTGCGGCCTGCAGGTTTGCTTTTGCCATTCTATCACTATGCGTATCCGAGAGCCTGCAGCTTCTCCATAACGCTTGATTTGGCTGCCTTTCCTGCCTTCTTCATTTCCATCTCCGAGACCGTTTCGCGCATGACGTACGTCACGTAGTCTGAAACTGATGAAAAGCCAGTACTCCTTATGTTCGCCCTTATGCGCTCGAATAGCGGCGCTGGTATTGTTATCGTGGTGTACTTTCTCTTATTCTGCAATCGCGTTTTCATGGTCTTACCATATAGAATAATGTAATGACATTAATCTATATAAATGTTTCCCTTTGCGCGGCATCGCCGCCCGGCAAACATTAAAAGCCTTTGGCACGCAAACCGTGATGGTGGATGCGATGGACGGATTCCAGCTCGTCGTTGTTTTATCTACCACGGCAATATTGGTGCTGAGCGTTGTCCTGGCCGGCTTGCTTACCCTCGATTACATGAGGGGCCGCCGCAGGAGCCATATCTTCTGGAGCGCAGGGATGTGGCTCTTCTCGTTCGGAGTGCTGCTCGAAACGCTCTTCGCCCTCGGCATCTACAGCAACGCGCTTATCGGCCTGTATCTGTTCGTGGTCGCACTGCTCGTCGAGATGCTGGCCATGGGCTCTATGCAGCTGATTGCGTCTAGGCTGCTGAAGCGGCTCTATGCTGTGTTCGTAGTCGTAATCAGCGCATTCGTCGCGTATTCCGTCGCAGTATCGCATTTCCCGAACATAATCCAGACGTACGTGGTGTTCGGGCCGCTGCCGCTTCTCGTGGTTGTTTTCTCATCGCTTGCTACATTCCCAGCGGCTGCGATACTGATAATAATAGCGCTGCTCAGCTACTCTAGGCGCCACAGCTACAGGATGGCGAGCATAATAATCGGAGTGATAGTGGTATCTGTTGCCGGCACGCTGTACATTGCCGCTATGCCAGAGTTCCTGTACATATCGGAGTTCATAGGCATACTGCTGCTGTGGCTAGGCTTTGTTGACTTCAAGGTGCTGCGCGGGCGCTGACTCATCCAGGCACAAATAACGACGCATAATCCAATAGCTTTTCCAGCGGCGCTGCGAGCCTGCCTCCTCCAAGCGCATGCCTAAGAAAATATATGTCGGAGCTTGATACGCCGCCGGTGAATGCAAGAAGCGGCGGATATACTAGTAAAGCAAGCGCGACATTCGCCAACAACGAGGCATAGCCAAACGAGAGCGCATACGACACGGCATACAGGAGCACGAAGAGGACCGCAGCAGCAATGGCAACCCTGGCGGGTTTGCCGAATTCGGGCCTGTAGCCTACGCTTCTCCTGAACTCCAAGATATAGATTATGTCCATCGCAATCTGGAATATTATGAATATGCCGACTATCATGCCTACAACCTTGAATATGGGAGTAAGCGCAAAGAGGAGTGCCAGCTCTATGGCTGCAGCTAGCAGCTGGTATCGCAGGAACTTCTTTACCGAACCCATGCCTAGCAGCATCGTGCTTGCGTAATTCCATATGACGCCTATGGCAAAACCCACTGCCACAAGCGACAGGTAGAAAGGTGCATACGTGTACTTGTGCGAGAAAAGTATGAAAGTCAACGGCATAGAGACAGATACGATGTACGCTACGACAGGCGCAAGGAAGATCAGCGTATAGTGTATGCTCCTGTTGAGCGAATGCCCTATGCGCTCATTTGCCGCAGAATGGGCTGCGACCTTTGAGAAAGCAGGCAGGAGCACGAATGCAGCGGTCGATATTATTATGCCGACTCCCCCGCCCATCTCATAGCCTATGTTATAGTTCCCGACTATTGCTGCGGAGACGAACCCTGCTACGAAGAGCAGCGCGAAGCTGTAGACGCCTTGGGCTACAAGGTTCGAGAGATAGACAGGAGTTGCGAAAGACAGTATGTTCCTCATTTGCGTGCCGTCGAAATGCACGCCTATCCAGCCGACTGCGCGCGTCACGAAGACAAGGCCCACTATCGTGGCCGCCACGATGCCTATTGCCAATCCTGTGACCGCGCCGATTATGCCATAACCCAGAATGACCAGCGTAGGTGCGACTGCGAGCTGCACGTACGAGTATACTATGTCTATTATTGCGCCCTCCTTCGCCTTGTCAAGGGCGACGAGCGAGGCCATAGTCAGGTTGAAGAGCGCCCAAAGCCATACGAGCAGCGACACAAGCATGAAGGCGTGCGCCAGCCCTGGCTGGTGGTAGACCGCATTTGCGACATAACCGCTCGCCGCGATTCCTGCTATTGCCAACACTGTCGCGATGGCCATCGTCGCGATGTATGCATTGGAGAGCATCTTCCTCTTCGCTTCTACACCTTTCTGCTCGACGAGCTTCTTCCTCATTGCGGTGCCTATGGTGAAGTTGCCGAGCGTGCCGAATAGGGTGTAGAACGCTATCACTATTGAGTAAAGCCCCCAGTTCGTCACGCTGAAGAGCCGGGCAAGCACTGCAAAGAGTGCGAGTATTGCGATCGAGCCGAGCACCTGCCCTGTGACGTATACCGCACCGCTCCTGGCGGTCCGCGCACCCAGGCCGGCATCATTGTTCGTGTCTTCTGCCATCAACATCAATCTCAACCAAGGTCTATAAATGTGATATTGGTTATATCAACGACAGTATGATAGAGCCCATTGCGATTGCCATCTTTGCTGCGCTTTCGTGGTCCATATCGGGCACACTCATCAAGAGCTTCGCGTCCAGGTACGGCAGCATGCTCACCTCTTTTGTGATAGCTGCCGGCAACCTCCTTCTCATAGGCATGGTGCTGCTGTTCCTAGGCCATTTCAGCATAAGCACGTACTCGATAGCGCTCTCGATCCTTGGCGGCGTATTCACAGCCATAGGCTACCTGTTCTTCTACGTGTCGTTGAAGAGAGAGCAGGCATCGAACGCCTTCGCCACCATCGAGATACAGGTCGTGCTTATCGCGTTGTACGGCATACTCGCATTACACGAAAGCGTAGCCTTGGCGCAGGGCTTTGGCATGGTTCTCGTGGTGCTGGGCATACTTATGGTCTCGTTCGAGAAGGGCCACAAGTTCAACAAGGGCCTCTTGCCCGCAATGCTGGCTAATGTATTTTGGGCCTTTGGCTGGATTGCGCTTGTGTATCCGATCGCGCACTCGAGCACAAGCCTTCTCCCGGTATGGATAAGCTTCGTGGCGGACATCGTGCTGGTATCAGCCGTAATGCTTGCCAATACAAGGCGTATGGGAAACATGGCCAAGATTAATGCGCGCGGAGCGGCAATCGGCCTTTCGGCAGGGCTGGCATCCGGCATCGGCAACTCGCTGTACAGCTTCCTCGTCTCCATGAGACAGCTGGTGATCGGCACGGTGCTGTCGAATACGTCGCCAGCTATCGTAGGGGTGTTTGCGCATTTCGCATATCACGACAGGCTGACCAAGCTCCAAATTGCGGGCCTTGCGGTCGTAGTGACTGGAGGTATGATACTGGGCGCGTGATGGCTGAAGCCGGCAGACCCCAAAGCAACGATGCAATTCTAATCAGAATCTAACAGCACCTATAGGCTGTGCACCACGAAGGCATCTGAGCGTAGGTATATAACTTTATAGATGTTGGCTGGCGAGACACATAGGGATTGCCGTGATGGGTCGTTCCGCGAAACGCATGCTTGCGCTCTATTTTGTGGTAGCGCTGCTCGTGATAAGCACGGGCGTCTTTGCGTACCTCTACCTTA
This window contains:
- a CDS encoding alkaline phosphatase family protein, which translates into the protein MTNKLYLIGIDSAPLWMVRNNIRERRLRGFESLLGNGVLMDLESTMPPMTGPSWPSIYTGFKPGEHGVPEFQRMERNYSKSVVFYDPSIRPPFWDMMAEHGLRSLVVTPAMLVKPSAEKNVDMITGFPLPAKFSSPWVRGIAMRHSYKGEPDEIEMKMKRGEYTLAQGAHDYLKGIEKRVAVSKELMAKKDYDMSFICFTEQDRMQHFALGRPEWKEYVMPLYEAISDFMLWVEARAERERATVMVVSDHGGQPIREKLLMNGWLIGKGYAHLQGAIEKELESASAAGSLRYNIRERVLKSVQRGGSRKVLYDRLPPALKGVAKSTISRLLPGVGQGDYVRIHDFDLDMGRTRAFASIANCPVATIYINDGRFDHGIVSAKEKPALKRRIMRELLGIKGKDGKPIIIKTYDADRYYEGTKLFIAPDIFAEAREGYLLDSFGYLKSGGLFMAPEAAKSGDHLRNGIFGVLSYGERLDYRAIAKRKLYVYNIEPTIMKYFGLEPRNDKRYGPIF
- a CDS encoding glycosyltransferase family 4 protein, giving the protein MKVLLVDVSSRLGGVGGAQRVAANLFRELPKRGIETFYMGYRTEYLKNARNALFLRESRQKGLKSGIEGHGLNRLVDSRLMRVAYYSSYSAIGINTAEMREYVERVRPDIVLASSIQDYIVLKALRRHLGSAKLLYIEHANASGAYKGSLDYNIIQLTFGTGVFTPIRRAQRRFFRFFDGVIALNAQQYRSVRAFNRNVTVIHSSSLMDSTTVNARRLEALRSKLGIRKSDNVVLYLGRLVEAQKNVGTLIRAFTGMKGDKLRLLIVGDGRSRPEYEAMAAHDSRIRLTGRVPERTLAYYYSLADLYVLPSVWESFNATFIEAATMGLPLLLSRKAINEDIERLFGKRLYTFEPSDVADLKAKIERFFSNWELRRRLIALSGRIADEYSREKQMDAYAAALKKFNSTGSF
- a CDS encoding GTP-binding protein, encoding MIVKNIALLGHKDHGKSTLIGQLLIQTGAATKVRIKEAETYSKRLGRAFEPAFILDSFAEERLNEMTYDTTRAEIKHKDLAFALIDVPGHEELIKNMISGASYGEGGVLLVSAKPDEGIRDQTKRHLFIARMLGINRLIVAVNKMDTIGYNSDRFNAIAKSLNEFILSIGFEARNVAYIPISAYAGENLTKKSMMMKWYKGKPLIDLLYDNSRQPTAEGGNELRIVVQGTLPNGMVAGKIVSGSVKLGEKVVVLPEGIPATIGSIVVRGAKARVGTAGENVALSLEGALPREMRGALISATADIPKVTDRIRLKVFVTGAFGKSMRVKFNGVDIPCKTIRVLRTIDTTTGEIVASTKPKLLEAVEADVTLARKVPVESYGVTRELGRFVLYNDDRFVGIGISE
- the cysD gene encoding sulfate adenylyltransferase subunit CysD; the encoded protein is MIEQDLKTLEEKSIYIIREANLKFKNVAALWSMGKDSTTMLALTRKAFMGKIPFPVIHIDNGIDFPETYAFREWLAKKWNFKVIVGHSEIKPDLIGSACCGKNKPEALKKIMAEYGFDALIVSIRRDEHGVRAKERYMSPRDKSFHWDYKNQPAELWDDYASKLSDKEHMRVHPLLDWNEIDVWRYIKQERIPVNPLYFSRNGFRYRSLGCTHCTIALKSNAKNVDDIIKELEITKQEERSGRSMDKEHEAAMQRLRALGYM
- a CDS encoding ribbon-helix-helix domain-containing protein, with product MKTRLQNKRKYTTITIPAPLFERIRANIRSTGFSSVSDYVTYVMRETVSEMEMKKAGKAAKSSVMEKLQALGYA
- a CDS encoding oligosaccharide flippase family protein, yielding MAEDTNNDAGLGARTARSGAVYVTGQVLGSIAILALFAVLARLFSVTNWGLYSIVIAFYTLFGTLGNFTIGTAMRKKLVEQKGVEAKRKMLSNAYIATMAIATVLAIAGIAASGYVANAVYHQPGLAHAFMLVSLLVWLWALFNLTMASLVALDKAKEGAIIDIVYSYVQLAVAPTLVILGYGIIGAVTGLAIGIVAATIVGLVFVTRAVGWIGVHFDGTQMRNILSFATPVYLSNLVAQGVYSFALLFVAGFVSAAIVGNYNIGYEMGGGVGIIISTAAFVLLPAFSKVAAHSAANERIGHSLNRSIHYTLIFLAPVVAYIVSVSMPLTFILFSHKYTYAPFYLSLVAVGFAIGVIWNYASTMLLGMGSVKKFLRYQLLAAAIELALLFALTPIFKVVGMIVGIFIIFQIAMDIIYILEFRRSVGYRPEFGKPARVAIAAAVLFVLLYAVSYALSFGYASLLANVALALLVYPPLLAFTGGVSSSDIYFLRHALGGGRLAAPLEKLLDYASLFVPG
- a CDS encoding DMT family transporter codes for the protein MIEPIAIAIFAALSWSISGTLIKSFASRYGSMLTSFVIAAGNLLLIGMVLLFLGHFSISTYSIALSILGGVFTAIGYLFFYVSLKREQASNAFATIEIQVVLIALYGILALHESVALAQGFGMVLVVLGILMVSFEKGHKFNKGLLPAMLANVFWAFGWIALVYPIAHSSTSLLPVWISFVADIVLVSAVMLANTRRMGNMAKINARGAAIGLSAGLASGIGNSLYSFLVSMRQLVIGTVLSNTSPAIVGVFAHFAYHDRLTKLQIAGLAVVVTGGMILGA